A region from the Diadema setosum chromosome 13, eeDiaSeto1, whole genome shotgun sequence genome encodes:
- the LOC140236957 gene encoding CXXC motif containing zinc binding protein-like codes for MVRIGLQIKANLENVTNLGPDGDDFRWYMKLQCGQCGEVTDTWQYVSLLESSPLKGGRGNASLVSKCKLCKKENSIDILKDFIKPYRMEENNQFQTVVAFDCRGMVPVKYSFRSGFQAEGVDSPTKFGEIDLQSEEWADYDEHTDQSVGIYELESKFTKV; via the exons ATGGTG CGCATTGGATTGCAGATAAAGGCCAATCTGGAGAATGTGACAAATCTTGGTCCAGATGGGGATGACTTCCGCTGGTATATGAAG CTCCAGTGTGGACAGTGTGGAGAAGTGACAGATACATGGCAATATGTTTCACTGCTG GAAAGTTCTCCTCTCAAGGGCGGACGGGGTAATGCCAGCTTGGTGTCTAAGTGTAAGCTGTGTAAGAAGGAAAACTCAATAG ACATTTTGAAGGACTTCATTAAGCCATATCGAATGGAGGAGAACAATCAGTTCCAGACTGTGGTAGCATTTGACTGCAGAGGAATGGTCCCTGTGAAATATTCATTCAGG AGTGGATTCCAAGCTGAAGGAGTAGATTCCCCAACTAAGTTTGGGGAGATAGACTTACAGTCTGAG GAATGGGCTGACTATGATGAGCACACTGACCAGTCTGTTGGAATATATGAATTGGAGAGCAAATTCACTAAAGTATGA